The genomic stretch ATAATTTGGAGAGGCTCCAAAAAGAACCAGCTAATAAAGAAGTTTTTAAAGGATGTGGAATGGGATCGCCTAGACTATTTGGTGATAGATACTCCTCCTGGAACCTCTGATGAACATATTTCCATCAACAAGTTCATGCAAGATTCTGGTATTGACGGAGCACTGATTGTCACCACACCACAGGAAGTGGCACTGTTAGACGTACGAAAGGAGATTGATTTTTGTAGGAAGGCTGGAATAAATATCCTCGGCTTAGTGGAAAACATGAGCGGGTTTGTTTGCCCAAACTGCAAAGGCGAGTCCCAAATTTTCAAGCCAACAACAGGTGGTGGTAAGGCGCTGTGCGAGGAGATGAATATCAAATTTCTGGGATCAGTACCATTAGATCCACGGATAGGCAAATGCGCGGACTTTGGTGAAAGTTTCCTAGACAACTACCCAGATAGTCCTGCTTCAATAGCAGTGCTGGACGTAGTAGAGAGCCTAAGGGATGCTGTCGGAGATGTCTAAGATAGCGAGGAATAATAATTTGTAATTCTCTATTCTACGGGAGCATGATTGGGAGCCTTcgtttcatttttttccagtgcTGGGAAATCCGATTCTTTCTAATATATCGTTATGTTACATGGATGATATGCTTTTATATTATTCAATTTTT from Huiozyma naganishii CBS 8797 chromosome 6, complete genome encodes the following:
- the NBP35 gene encoding Fe-S cluster-binding ATPase (similar to Saccharomyces cerevisiae NBP35 (YGL091C); ancestral locus Anc_6.181), producing the protein MTSEVLDPVVGGDERILPPEYELNEAEPEHCPGPESEMAGKADACDGCANKEICESLPKGPDPDIPLITDNLSGIDHKILILSGKGGVGKSTFTTMLSWALSADEDLQVGAMDLDICGPSLPHMLGCTQEVIHESNSGWTPVYVADNLATMSIQFMLPEDDSAIIWRGSKKNQLIKKFLKDVEWDRLDYLVIDTPPGTSDEHISINKFMQDSGIDGALIVTTPQEVALLDVRKEIDFCRKAGINILGLVENMSGFVCPNCKGESQIFKPTTGGGKALCEEMNIKFLGSVPLDPRIGKCADFGESFLDNYPDSPASIAVLDVVESLRDAVGDV